One stretch of Rana temporaria chromosome 10, aRanTem1.1, whole genome shotgun sequence DNA includes these proteins:
- the PIH1D2 gene encoding PIH1 domain-containing protein 2 isoform X1, producing the protein MNSKVTPNELLSQVNQFWSLLDDMAENSPDSYKTFIQRHMNEGKDFMKPPEPFLCIQTKILLPEERLLFINICGWKRVPAPQSDLDPVPLIAGKLQDTSEGTVIDIAYSPVVLKGAESDRVEQNPLIRLAMKYIEQQHKVTLCHSYHIAPFRQKGNLQTLRNNLDGQQKKPKPTKEKSEKAPNTSLLEQLKNISVSADEKEKPSPRIEIMKESDPKPGKAGLIEVICSTELNEEDLLTPPQHELSIVNNPSGKPQKIILTAALHGVRSVSECDLSVSKDDLLLEVPGKYRLLLNLPVLVNEDSTTATYNKANDTLTVTMLVADNQGV; encoded by the exons ATGAACAGCAAAGTCACACCAAATGAGCTATTATCTCAGGTCAACCAGTTTTGGAGCTTGTTGGATGATATGGCTGAAAACAGCCCAGACAGTTATAAGACGTTCATACAGCGACATATGAATGAAGGAAAAGACTTCATGAAGCCCCCAGAACCATTCTTGTGCATACAGACTAAAATATTG CTTCCAGAGGAGAGATTGCTGTTCATTAATATCTGTGGATGGAAAAGGGTACCAGCTCCTCAGTCTGACTTGGATCCTGTGCCTTTAATTGCTGGGAAATTACAGGATACATCAGAAGGGACAG tTATTGACATTGCATACAGCCCAGTGGTATTGAAGGGAGCAGAGAGCGATCGAGTGGAACAGAATCCGCTCATCCGCCTAGCAATGAAATACATTGAACAGCAACACAAAGTCACCCTTTGCCATTCTTACCATATTGCACCATTTAGACAAAAGGGTAATTTGCAGACGTTGAGGAACAATTTAGACGGGCAACAGAAAAAGCCAAAACCGACAAAAGAAAAATCAGAAAAGG cTCCTAATACGTCATTACTGGAACAGTTAAAAAACATTTCGGTATCGGCAGACGAAAAAGAAAAACCAAGCCCACGCATCGAAATAATGAAGGAGAGCGATCCCAAGCCTGGCAAAGCAGGTCTGATAGAGGTGATCTGTAGTACGGAGCTGAATGAGGAAGATCTGCTTACACCTCCCCAACATGAGCTGTCCATTGTTAACAACCCGTCCGGGAAACCACAGAAGATAATACTGACAGCTGCATTACATGGAGTTCGCTCTGTTTCAGAGTGTGATCTAAGTGTGTCTAAG GATGATTTATTGCTTGAAGTCCCAGGAAAGTATCGACTGCTCTTAAACCTTCCTGTGTTGGTCAATGAGGATTCAACCACTGCCACATACAACAAAGCAAATGACACTTTGACTGTTACAATGTTAGTAGCAGACAATCAAGGAGTATGA
- the PIH1D2 gene encoding PIH1 domain-containing protein 2 isoform X2, translating to MNSKVTPNELLSQVNQFWSLLDDMAENSPDSYKTFIQRHMNEGKDFMKPPEPFLCIQTKILLPEERLLFINICGWKRVPAPQSDLDPVPLIAGKLQDTSEGTVIDIAYSPVVLKGAESDRVEQNPLIRLAMKYIEQQHKVTLCHSYHIAPFRQKGNLQTLRNNLDGQQKKPKPTKEKSEKDEKEKPSPRIEIMKESDPKPGKAGLIEVICSTELNEEDLLTPPQHELSIVNNPSGKPQKIILTAALHGVRSVSECDLSVSKDDLLLEVPGKYRLLLNLPVLVNEDSTTATYNKANDTLTVTMLVADNQGV from the exons ATGAACAGCAAAGTCACACCAAATGAGCTATTATCTCAGGTCAACCAGTTTTGGAGCTTGTTGGATGATATGGCTGAAAACAGCCCAGACAGTTATAAGACGTTCATACAGCGACATATGAATGAAGGAAAAGACTTCATGAAGCCCCCAGAACCATTCTTGTGCATACAGACTAAAATATTG CTTCCAGAGGAGAGATTGCTGTTCATTAATATCTGTGGATGGAAAAGGGTACCAGCTCCTCAGTCTGACTTGGATCCTGTGCCTTTAATTGCTGGGAAATTACAGGATACATCAGAAGGGACAG tTATTGACATTGCATACAGCCCAGTGGTATTGAAGGGAGCAGAGAGCGATCGAGTGGAACAGAATCCGCTCATCCGCCTAGCAATGAAATACATTGAACAGCAACACAAAGTCACCCTTTGCCATTCTTACCATATTGCACCATTTAGACAAAAGGGTAATTTGCAGACGTTGAGGAACAATTTAGACGGGCAACAGAAAAAGCCAAAACCGACAAAAGAAAAATCAGAAAAGG ACGAAAAAGAAAAACCAAGCCCACGCATCGAAATAATGAAGGAGAGCGATCCCAAGCCTGGCAAAGCAGGTCTGATAGAGGTGATCTGTAGTACGGAGCTGAATGAGGAAGATCTGCTTACACCTCCCCAACATGAGCTGTCCATTGTTAACAACCCGTCCGGGAAACCACAGAAGATAATACTGACAGCTGCATTACATGGAGTTCGCTCTGTTTCAGAGTGTGATCTAAGTGTGTCTAAG GATGATTTATTGCTTGAAGTCCCAGGAAAGTATCGACTGCTCTTAAACCTTCCTGTGTTGGTCAATGAGGATTCAACCACTGCCACATACAACAAAGCAAATGACACTTTGACTGTTACAATGTTAGTAGCAGACAATCAAGGAGTATGA